The proteins below are encoded in one region of Raphanus sativus cultivar WK10039 unplaced genomic scaffold, ASM80110v3 Scaffold2899, whole genome shotgun sequence:
- the LOC130506121 gene encoding uncharacterized protein LOC130506121, whose product MTTRLYISHSHEELASQLKKGSLFRNMIRPHVELRDIELTERRSRSNPTSIIIIVETISDEIQVSPSVRIDISLPRYLSHGSIRKLIQDQLINRHWLAPKISRAATKLGFSRSEILQDSFVSHRWLADYLASEISWAGVRFGRNGLILSFTAKVTPSPSKEEVLKRMAQQGKMSKEDLKSSKMETEPCSICLDNLGVSRGSNSKHGVPTRMTCSHVFHDGCLLVWLQRRNTCPLCRTVLYDRSMIGKKGG is encoded by the coding sequence ATGACAACGCGCCTATATATATCTCACAGTCATGAAGAATTAGCTTCACAATTGAAAAAAGGTTCTCTCTTTCGAAACATGATTCGTCCCCATGTGGAGTTGCGCGACATAGAACTAACTGAGAGACGTTCACGAAGTAACCCAACCTCAATCATAATCATCGTCGAGACAATATCTGATGAGATTCAAGTTTCTCCAAGCGTTCGCATAGATATCAGTCTCCCTCGTTACTTAAGTCATGGCTCCATCCGAAAGCTCATCCAAGATCAACTCATCAACCGCCATTGGTTAGCTCCAAAGATCTCAAGGGCTGCAACCAAGTTAGGGTTTAGCCGCAGCGAGATTCTCCAAGATTCTTTCGTTAGCCACCGTTGGTTAGCTGATTACCTAGCTTCAGAGATCTCATGGGCTGGAGTACGTTTTGGTCGTAACGGTTTAATCTTGAGCTTCACGGCCAAGGTAACCCCTTCTCCATCGAAGGAAGAGGTGTTAAAGAGGATGGCTCAACAAGGGAAGATGAGCAAAGAAGACTTGAAGAGTTCAAAGATGGAAACAGAACCGTGTTCCATCTGTCTCGACAATCTCGGAGTCTCCCGTGGTTCGAATTCGAAACATGGTGTACCTACACGCATGACGTGTTCTCATGTCTTCCACGATGGTTGTCTGTTGGTGTGGCTTCAGCGCAGAAACACTTGCCCCCTGTGTCGGACTGTGCTGTACGATAGATCGATGATTGGGAAGAAAGGGGGTTGA